A stretch of the Sulfurimonas sp. HSL-1656 genome encodes the following:
- the nth gene encoding endonuclease III: MKKVKKATKVEIEAIKAALMERYSEAVTELDYRNAYELVIAVALSAQCTDKRVNLITPALFEHYPDPAALAAADVDDVKAIINSCSFFNNKAVNIIKMAQRVIEVYGGEIPMNEKDLVTLAGVGQKTAHVVMIEYTGANLMAVDTHVFRVAHRLGLSDDETALKTEETLVKKFKTDLHALHQGMVLFGRYICTAKNPKCDTECFLKAYCKSTEGFKAR; the protein is encoded by the coding sequence ATGAAAAAAGTGAAAAAAGCCACCAAAGTAGAGATCGAAGCCATCAAAGCGGCCCTGATGGAGCGCTACAGCGAGGCCGTCACGGAGCTCGACTACCGCAACGCCTACGAGCTCGTCATCGCCGTCGCCCTCTCGGCACAGTGCACGGACAAGCGGGTCAACCTGATCACCCCCGCGCTTTTCGAGCACTACCCCGACCCCGCAGCCCTGGCCGCGGCCGACGTCGACGACGTCAAAGCGATCATCAACAGCTGCTCCTTCTTCAACAACAAAGCCGTCAACATTATCAAGATGGCGCAGCGGGTCATTGAAGTCTACGGGGGCGAGATTCCGATGAACGAAAAAGACCTTGTCACCCTCGCGGGCGTCGGGCAGAAAACGGCGCATGTCGTGATGATCGAATACACCGGCGCCAACCTGATGGCCGTCGACACCCACGTCTTCCGCGTCGCCCATCGTCTGGGGCTCAGCGACGACGAAACGGCGCTGAAAACCGAAGAGACCCTCGTCAAGAAGTTCAAAACGGACCTGCACGCCCTGCACCAGGGGATGGTCCTCTTCGGCCGCTACATCTGTACGGCGAAGAACCCCAAATGCGATACGGAGTGTTTTTTGAAGGCGTACTGTAAGAGTACCGAGGGGTTTAAAGCGCGTTAA
- a CDS encoding M20/M25/M40 family metallo-hydrolase encodes MTVIDHFKKLCTIPHCSGDTAQMLAYLSEKAQAYGYATHTDSAGNLLCTHPDAQVTLQAHYDMVCIGRAPALELYEETGWLHAKESTLGADNGMGMAMMLALMETGRAVDCLFTSDEETGLVGARALAVPLKTPVMLNLDSEEFGEITVGCAGGVDLNVTLPLARTSRERYCYEAVAEGYPGGHSGVDIDKHLPNAIKELASNLYDLGASVVSIAGGERRNAVPKRAVATVAFETEVDDAMLRPLGKQQCEIIENPLLPMLHAFAHGVRDFDAGLGIVRTSINLAEIATSETALTIKLSARSMIEADLRRIESETTAYFEAFGASVESEGFYAPWEPEQEGFVEEVRAAYEAASGETVSIGAIHAGLECGIIKKHFPQMQMASIGPTITHPHSTRERVDLESVGRVFEVVMKVLDKSAKR; translated from the coding sequence ATGACCGTCATCGATCATTTCAAAAAGCTCTGTACCATCCCGCACTGTTCCGGCGACACGGCGCAGATGCTTGCCTACCTGAGCGAAAAAGCGCAGGCGTACGGCTATGCAACGCACACGGATAGCGCGGGGAACCTGCTCTGTACCCACCCGGACGCACAGGTGACGCTGCAGGCGCACTATGACATGGTCTGTATCGGCCGGGCCCCGGCGCTGGAGCTGTATGAAGAAACAGGCTGGCTGCATGCGAAAGAATCGACGCTCGGCGCGGACAACGGGATGGGGATGGCGATGATGCTGGCCCTGATGGAAACGGGAAGGGCGGTCGACTGCCTCTTCACTTCCGACGAGGAGACCGGGCTCGTCGGCGCGCGGGCCCTCGCCGTTCCGCTCAAGACCCCCGTGATGCTCAACCTCGACAGCGAGGAGTTCGGGGAGATCACCGTCGGCTGCGCGGGCGGCGTCGACCTGAACGTCACGCTGCCGCTGGCGCGCACGTCGCGGGAGCGCTACTGCTACGAAGCGGTGGCCGAAGGGTATCCCGGCGGGCATTCGGGCGTCGACATCGACAAGCACCTCCCCAACGCCATCAAGGAGCTCGCATCGAATCTTTACGACCTGGGGGCTTCCGTCGTCTCCATCGCGGGGGGCGAGCGCCGTAATGCCGTTCCCAAACGGGCCGTGGCGACGGTCGCGTTCGAGACGGAAGTAGATGATGCGATGCTCCGCCCCCTGGGAAAACAGCAGTGCGAGATCATTGAAAACCCGCTGCTGCCGATGCTGCACGCTTTTGCGCACGGGGTCCGCGATTTTGATGCCGGACTGGGCATCGTGCGTACGAGCATCAACCTCGCAGAGATCGCGACGTCCGAGACGGCACTCACGATCAAGCTCAGTGCGCGTTCGATGATCGAGGCGGACCTGCGCCGGATCGAATCGGAGACGACGGCCTATTTCGAGGCCTTCGGAGCCTCGGTGGAGAGCGAAGGGTTCTATGCCCCGTGGGAGCCGGAGCAGGAGGGGTTCGTCGAAGAGGTCAGGGCAGCCTACGAGGCGGCCAGCGGCGAAACGGTCTCCATCGGGGCCATCCACGCCGGGCTGGAGTGCGGCATCATCAAGAAGCATTTCCCGCAGATGCAGATGGCCTCCATCGGACCGACCATCACACACCCGCACTCGACCCGAGAACGCGTTGACCTCGAGAGCGTCGGACGAGTGTTCGAGGTTGTAATGAAAGTTTTGGACAAGAGCGCTAAGCGTTAA
- the cmoA gene encoding carboxy-S-adenosyl-L-methionine synthase CmoA, with translation MEDKVFNKPIEKQFEFDEQIAAVFDDMLKRSVPFYEEAMALTKRFALAYLREGGRLYDLGCSTASTLLSIERDLHVGAELVGIDNAASMLEQAHRKLAVFGSKIRLEEADIMTFAYEPADVFITNYTLQFVRPPVRETLVQRIFDALNPGGVFIFSEKVVSEDKRLNKLLIDGYYDFKKTQGYSEYEIMQKREALENVLIPYTETENREMVTRCGFAHCETIFRWGNFATFIALKR, from the coding sequence ATGGAAGACAAAGTGTTCAACAAACCGATCGAGAAGCAGTTTGAGTTTGACGAACAGATCGCGGCGGTCTTCGACGACATGCTCAAGCGCTCCGTCCCCTTCTACGAGGAGGCGATGGCGCTGACGAAGCGGTTCGCACTGGCGTACCTGCGCGAGGGCGGGCGGCTCTACGACCTGGGCTGCTCTACCGCCTCGACGCTGCTGAGCATCGAACGGGACCTGCATGTCGGTGCTGAACTCGTCGGCATCGATAACGCCGCCTCCATGCTCGAACAGGCGCATCGGAAACTCGCCGTATTCGGTTCGAAAATACGGCTCGAAGAGGCCGACATCATGACCTTCGCGTACGAGCCGGCCGACGTCTTTATCACGAACTACACCCTGCAGTTCGTCCGCCCCCCGGTGCGCGAGACGCTGGTACAGCGCATTTTCGACGCGCTCAACCCCGGCGGGGTCTTCATTTTCAGCGAAAAGGTCGTCAGCGAGGACAAGCGGCTCAACAAGCTGCTCATCGACGGCTATTACGACTTCAAAAAGACGCAGGGCTACAGCGAATACGAGATTATGCAGAAGCGCGAAGCCCTGGAGAACGTCCTGATCCCCTATACCGAAACGGAGAACCGGGAGATGGTGACGCGCTGCGGCTTTGCGCACTGCGAGACGATCTTCCGCTGGGGCAACTTCGCGACATTCATCGCGTTGAAGCGCTAA
- a CDS encoding TraR/DksA C4-type zinc finger protein has protein sequence MTTEERALLRRTLEEARDKTAGEIAQLEPQLEPIAPDCCLGDVIREELMGEQEVAAKAYEAAVRRRNRLAYALSRIDSENFGVCEVCDEPIAPARLALIPETTLCVACAREKGE, from the coding sequence ATGACCACGGAAGAGAGGGCGCTGCTGCGGCGCACGCTTGAGGAAGCACGCGATAAAACTGCCGGCGAGATCGCGCAGCTGGAGCCCCAGCTCGAACCCATCGCCCCGGACTGCTGCCTGGGCGACGTGATACGCGAGGAGCTGATGGGGGAGCAGGAGGTCGCCGCTAAGGCGTATGAGGCCGCTGTGAGGCGCAGGAACCGTCTGGCCTACGCGCTGTCGCGCATCGATTCCGAGAACTTCGGGGTCTGCGAAGTGTGCGACGAACCCATTGCGCCGGCGCGGCTGGCGCTCATACCGGAAACGACACTCTGCGTGGCGTGTGCAAGAGAGAAGGGGGAATGA
- a CDS encoding bifunctional 3,4-dihydroxy-2-butanone 4-phosphate synthase/GTP cyclohydrolase II, with amino-acid sequence MTPIERVKKAIDAIKRGEMVIMMDDEDRENEGDLVYASVFSTPEHVNFMATHAKGLICVALSDATAKRLQLAPMVTSNTSAHETAFTVSVDAAEATTGISAGERDLTIRILADPLSRPEQLARPGHIFPLIAKEGGTLVRTGHTEGSVDLCRLAGLSESAVICEVMKEDGTMARRDDLDLFAEKHALQIVYISDIVEYRMANETLVHSTGETEIEFFGVKAKRHDFEDHDGNHHTAVVFYNVGETANVKVHNVIPDLDLLLNQCKYNRLIESIEYLKLNSGVLVFINNPDATGGNMKEYGIGAQILKSLGVRHMRLITDANAPSFVGLGGFGLDVAEVIHLDADE; translated from the coding sequence ATGACACCGATCGAACGGGTAAAAAAAGCGATTGACGCGATCAAGCGCGGCGAGATGGTCATCATGATGGATGACGAGGACAGAGAGAACGAGGGGGACCTTGTTTACGCATCGGTCTTCTCAACGCCGGAGCACGTCAACTTTATGGCAACGCACGCCAAGGGGCTCATCTGCGTTGCCCTTTCCGACGCGACGGCCAAACGGCTGCAGCTCGCACCGATGGTGACGTCCAACACCTCGGCGCATGAAACGGCCTTTACCGTCTCCGTCGATGCGGCGGAAGCGACCACGGGGATCTCCGCGGGCGAGCGTGACCTCACCATCCGCATCCTTGCCGATCCGCTCAGCCGCCCGGAGCAGCTGGCACGCCCGGGGCACATCTTCCCGCTGATCGCCAAAGAGGGGGGTACCCTGGTGCGTACGGGGCATACGGAAGGCTCTGTCGACCTCTGCCGTCTTGCGGGGCTGAGCGAGTCGGCCGTCATCTGCGAAGTGATGAAAGAGGACGGCACCATGGCGCGCCGCGACGACCTCGATCTCTTCGCGGAGAAGCATGCGCTGCAGATCGTCTATATCTCCGATATCGTCGAGTACCGCATGGCCAACGAGACCCTGGTTCACAGCACGGGGGAGACGGAGATCGAGTTCTTCGGCGTCAAGGCCAAGCGCCACGACTTCGAAGACCACGACGGTAACCACCATACGGCGGTCGTCTTCTACAATGTCGGCGAAACGGCCAACGTCAAGGTGCACAACGTCATCCCGGACCTCGACCTGCTGCTGAACCAGTGCAAGTACAACCGGCTGATCGAGAGCATCGAGTACCTCAAGCTAAACAGCGGGGTGCTGGTCTTCATCAACAACCCCGACGCGACGGGCGGCAATATGAAAGAGTACGGCATCGGCGCGCAGATCCTCAAATCGCTCGGGGTGAGACATATGCGCCTCATTACCGACGCCAATGCTCCCTCCTTCGTCGGTCTGGGCGGTTTCGGCCTGGATGTCGCCGAAGTGATCCACCTGGATGCCGATGAATGA
- a CDS encoding glycosyltransferase — translation MSEYLIYLFLLLQVLYLMFLVFTNMTTTVFILISLKQVMAYFFSAKNVIVSRIINSNNYRPMSILVPAFNEEQTIIASVHSFLKLHFPEYEIIVINDGSTDSTLSRLKEEFGLEPSNVPVRLNVSHQPIRQTYTSPDYPNLIVVDKANGGKADALNCGINVSRFPLFCSVDADSLLEFDAILRSIVLFSLDRRLVAIGGRVNVMNGCDVVEKHVLRRGLPETQIESFQVLEYTRGFLAGRIAWERFGALLIISGAFGVFRKDMVLSIGGYRHTVGEDFDLLVRIHRHCYDNNIDHTVRFLPDTMCWTQVPTDYKSLLRQRNRWHRGLIETLYHNKKMIFNPKYGRVGMLALPYYLMVEGIAPMVTFMGLVSIITLYVFGLLNREALIVFFLLEFAWGTVLNIGALSLDMFVKRRLTKLKDIYRLLMLSFLEPFLYRPMLKVEGFLAMFNVFNRSWGHIKRKSI, via the coding sequence ATGAGCGAATACCTGATCTATCTTTTCCTGCTGCTTCAGGTCCTTTACCTGATGTTCCTCGTGTTTACGAACATGACGACGACGGTGTTTATCCTGATCTCTCTCAAACAGGTCATGGCCTATTTCTTCTCCGCCAAGAATGTCATCGTCAGCCGCATTATCAATTCGAACAACTATAGGCCGATGTCGATCCTGGTACCGGCATTCAACGAAGAGCAGACGATCATCGCCTCGGTCCACTCTTTCCTGAAGCTCCACTTCCCCGAGTACGAGATCATCGTGATCAATGACGGTTCGACCGACAGTACGCTTTCGCGTCTCAAAGAGGAGTTCGGCCTGGAACCGAGCAACGTCCCCGTACGGCTGAACGTTTCGCACCAGCCGATCCGGCAGACGTACACGTCGCCGGATTATCCGAACCTCATTGTCGTCGATAAGGCCAACGGGGGGAAGGCGGACGCGCTCAACTGCGGCATCAACGTCTCGCGCTTCCCGCTGTTTTGCAGTGTGGACGCAGACTCGCTGCTGGAGTTTGACGCGATCCTACGGAGCATCGTACTCTTCTCGCTGGACAGGCGGCTCGTGGCCATCGGCGGAAGGGTCAACGTCATGAACGGCTGCGACGTCGTCGAGAAGCATGTCCTGCGCCGCGGGCTGCCGGAGACGCAGATCGAATCTTTCCAGGTGCTGGAGTACACCCGCGGGTTCCTCGCCGGGAGGATCGCCTGGGAACGTTTCGGCGCGCTGCTGATCATTTCCGGCGCGTTCGGCGTTTTCCGCAAGGACATGGTCCTCTCCATCGGCGGCTACCGGCATACTGTGGGCGAAGATTTCGACCTGCTGGTGCGTATCCATCGCCATTGTTACGATAACAATATCGACCACACCGTCCGCTTCCTGCCCGATACGATGTGCTGGACGCAGGTGCCGACCGACTACAAATCGCTGCTGCGCCAGCGCAACCGCTGGCACCGGGGGCTCATCGAGACCCTCTACCACAACAAGAAAATGATTTTCAATCCGAAATACGGCAGGGTGGGGATGCTCGCGCTCCCCTACTATCTGATGGTCGAGGGGATTGCACCGATGGTGACGTTCATGGGGCTCGTCTCCATCATCACGCTCTACGTTTTCGGCCTGCTGAACCGCGAAGCGCTCATCGTCTTTTTCCTGCTGGAGTTCGCCTGGGGGACCGTGCTCAATATCGGCGCCCTCTCTTTAGACATGTTCGTCAAGCGCCGCCTGACGAAACTGAAGGACATCTACAGGCTGCTGATGCTGAGTTTCCTTGAACCCTTCCTCTACCGGCCGATGCTCAAAGTGGAGGGATTCCTCGCGATGTTCAACGTCTTTAACCGCTCATGGGGACATATCAAAAGGAAGTCGATTTGA
- a CDS encoding YaiO family outer membrane beta-barrel protein, whose product MCLSADIFSASVGQFETPMAAQEARQHLPDDLALYCVTYGEQGSYTVRCFVGSSETDVRESAAKLGVDAFETVKDDPGKIRQLFVDRLYEVARVQGASAACDASRMLAATFPRDGDVLKQYATLLFWSGRTVEAQTQFEQLVSLDPAYTNDRVYLQLRTALLLERGETRLEEAPGEVPALIDAEPEGVRNAYDVMMLRVRALIRLETFPEAEAAARALLERYPASAEAEAILTNLLRWQGKNAEAAERLQQRYAQQGDTEAGKQLAALHMASGERGKAEALLETLVAEQPGDPETTRMYATVLLQQHEKSKAGDAVATLEGEALEAFRTTYPELYCRTRVHAFEAGTELASYSDGRDDDGRVYAGIEVPIARRVLVAAAERVWRYGLYDTNVRGELYDAFGSGTWGYLSFSAAPDAAFLPRYSLGGHLYKGIRNFEVGMGYVYSHYKETDTHLLVPEYSVYFGDRYTWNQKFYWIPVSGSYALLNLLKYESTCRWDAMLSYTRASSSEKVDIGNVFSHTDADMLRGEGSYRLSPEWMAGAALFYDHYRSDTATFDRRGASLYLKRYW is encoded by the coding sequence GTGTGCCTGTCGGCGGACATCTTCTCGGCGAGCGTCGGTCAGTTTGAAACGCCCATGGCGGCCCAGGAAGCACGGCAACATCTCCCGGACGATCTCGCGCTGTACTGCGTGACCTATGGGGAGCAGGGCAGTTACACTGTGCGCTGTTTTGTCGGCAGCAGCGAAACGGATGTCCGGGAAAGCGCGGCAAAGCTCGGGGTGGACGCTTTTGAAACGGTCAAAGACGATCCGGGCAAGATCCGTCAGCTTTTTGTCGACCGCCTGTATGAGGTGGCGCGGGTGCAGGGTGCGTCGGCTGCCTGCGACGCCTCGCGTATGCTGGCAGCAACGTTTCCCCGTGACGGGGACGTATTGAAACAGTACGCGACGCTGCTCTTCTGGTCCGGGCGTACGGTGGAAGCGCAGACGCAGTTTGAGCAGCTCGTGTCGCTTGACCCGGCCTACACAAACGACCGCGTTTACCTGCAGCTCCGGACGGCGCTTCTGCTTGAGAGGGGCGAAACGCGTCTGGAGGAGGCACCGGGTGAAGTCCCGGCACTGATCGATGCGGAACCGGAGGGGGTCAGAAACGCTTACGACGTTATGATGCTCCGCGTCCGCGCATTGATCCGGCTGGAGACGTTCCCGGAAGCGGAAGCCGCCGCCCGGGCACTTTTGGAGCGCTACCCCGCCAGTGCGGAAGCAGAGGCGATCCTGACAAACCTGCTGCGCTGGCAGGGCAAAAATGCCGAAGCCGCCGAACGCCTGCAGCAGCGGTATGCCCAGCAGGGAGACACCGAAGCGGGGAAACAACTGGCGGCGCTTCATATGGCCTCGGGAGAGAGGGGCAAAGCCGAAGCGCTGCTTGAAACGCTCGTCGCGGAGCAGCCCGGGGATCCGGAAACGACCCGGATGTATGCCACGGTGTTGCTGCAACAGCATGAAAAATCGAAGGCGGGGGATGCCGTGGCAACACTGGAAGGCGAGGCGCTGGAGGCGTTCCGCACGACCTACCCGGAGCTTTACTGCCGCACCCGGGTCCACGCCTTCGAGGCCGGGACGGAACTCGCCTCCTACAGCGACGGCCGTGACGACGACGGGCGGGTCTATGCCGGCATCGAAGTGCCGATTGCGCGCCGGGTGCTCGTCGCCGCGGCTGAAAGGGTCTGGCGCTACGGCCTCTACGACACGAATGTCCGGGGAGAGCTTTACGACGCTTTCGGCAGCGGGACATGGGGCTACCTCTCCTTCTCTGCCGCGCCGGATGCGGCGTTCCTTCCCCGCTACAGCCTCGGCGGCCACCTTTACAAGGGGATAAGAAATTTCGAGGTCGGCATGGGGTATGTCTACAGTCATTACAAAGAGACGGATACACACCTGCTGGTCCCGGAGTACTCCGTCTATTTCGGCGACCGCTATACCTGGAACCAGAAATTCTACTGGATACCCGTGAGCGGCAGTTACGCGCTGCTGAACCTGCTGAAATACGAAAGCACCTGCCGCTGGGACGCCATGCTATCCTATACACGGGCCTCGTCGTCGGAGAAGGTCGACATCGGCAATGTGTTCAGCCATACGGACGCCGACATGCTCCGGGGGGAGGGGAGCTACCGGCTGTCGCCGGAGTGGATGGCGGGGGCCGCGCTTTTTTATGACCACTACCGTTCGGACACCGCGACATTCGACCGCCGGGGCGCGAGCCTCTACCTCAAAAGGTACTGGTGA
- a CDS encoding ArsC/Spx/MgsR family protein: MTLVLFYEKPGCATNARQKKLLYKAGCTLIVQNLLALNMGPDELRTYLDERPVAEWFNPNAPAVKEGRVDPTAFNAETALSMLLQDPILIRRPLISVNGHRMCGFDQAKIEGIINTPLGTPIDNSCSSENGEPCPEP, encoded by the coding sequence ATGACGCTGGTCCTCTTTTACGAAAAGCCGGGCTGCGCCACCAATGCGCGTCAGAAAAAGCTGCTCTATAAAGCGGGCTGTACGCTGATCGTACAGAACCTTCTGGCGCTCAACATGGGGCCCGACGAACTGCGGACCTACCTGGACGAGCGTCCGGTGGCCGAGTGGTTCAACCCCAATGCCCCCGCCGTCAAAGAGGGGAGGGTCGACCCTACGGCGTTCAACGCCGAAACGGCCCTCTCCATGCTCCTGCAAGATCCCATCCTGATCCGCCGGCCCCTTATCAGCGTCAACGGTCACCGCATGTGCGGCTTCGACCAGGCGAAAATCGAGGGGATCATCAACACGCCGCTGGGCACGCCGATTGACAACAGCTGCTCCTCCGAAAACGGCGAACCCTGTCCGGAACCATAA
- a CDS encoding VWA-like domain-containing protein encodes MPEEQSDLQRRLEKIRVQFLFDHPFLSVLALSLPMRYRKNPHEAFETDGTAIYVDTTMAETIPEQQLKYIYAHTLLHIMLKHPFRMGGRDHKTWNRSSDVVINLLLDDFERVGERPEHEVMMEKYRDQSVEEVYNALYQENPEGEGTPDDENPQEQKQDLIESEGDSEAAMEEIDALIVQAMGAAQKQGNIPASFLEVIREVTRPKIDLATLLHTYMTESFFDKQSDFSRPNRRFIYQGLYLPGYRQEHNRLNLYIALDRSMSISRDTFSKFLGIIDSVLRLSTDFKVTVIPFDDEVDKEKIVTYDAQALKPEVAFEKGNGGTQFAPVLEYLNTADEAAATLMVLSDGFFKIEKASHLPTLFLVSEKRNMKRFEPYGDVFYFDL; translated from the coding sequence ATGCCAGAAGAACAGAGCGATTTGCAGCGCCGGCTGGAGAAGATCCGCGTCCAGTTTCTATTTGACCACCCGTTCTTGAGCGTCCTGGCACTCTCCCTGCCCATGCGCTACCGCAAGAACCCCCACGAAGCCTTCGAGACCGATGGGACGGCCATCTATGTCGATACGACCATGGCCGAAACCATTCCCGAACAGCAGCTCAAGTACATCTATGCCCATACGCTGCTGCACATCATGCTCAAGCACCCCTTCCGTATGGGCGGGCGCGACCACAAGACGTGGAACCGCAGCAGCGACGTCGTCATCAACTTGCTGCTCGATGATTTCGAGCGGGTCGGCGAGCGGCCCGAACACGAAGTGATGATGGAGAAGTACCGCGACCAGAGCGTCGAGGAGGTCTACAACGCGCTTTACCAGGAGAACCCGGAGGGGGAGGGCACGCCCGACGACGAGAACCCGCAGGAACAGAAGCAGGACCTCATAGAGAGCGAGGGCGACAGCGAGGCGGCGATGGAAGAGATCGACGCGCTGATCGTGCAGGCCATGGGCGCGGCGCAGAAGCAGGGGAACATCCCGGCCTCCTTCCTGGAAGTGATCCGCGAAGTCACCCGCCCCAAGATCGACCTCGCGACGCTCCTGCACACCTATATGACGGAGAGCTTCTTCGACAAGCAGAGCGACTTCTCCCGGCCCAACCGCCGTTTCATCTACCAGGGGCTCTACCTGCCCGGGTACCGCCAGGAGCACAACCGCCTCAACCTCTACATCGCGCTGGACCGTTCCATGAGTATCAGCCGCGACACTTTCTCGAAGTTCCTCGGCATCATCGATTCGGTGCTGCGTCTCAGTACCGACTTCAAGGTAACGGTCATTCCCTTCGACGATGAGGTCGACAAGGAGAAGATCGTCACCTACGATGCCCAGGCGCTCAAACCGGAGGTCGCTTTCGAGAAGGGCAACGGCGGGACGCAGTTCGCACCGGTGCTGGAGTACCTCAATACGGCGGACGAGGCGGCGGCGACGCTGATGGTGCTCAGCGACGGCTTCTTCAAGATAGAAAAGGCCTCGCACCTGCCGACGCTCTTCCTGGTGAGCGAGAAACGCAATATGAAGCGTTTCGAGCCCTATGGCGACGTCTTCTACTTTGATCTGTAA
- a CDS encoding DNA alkylation repair protein produces the protein MNAKNISSTLRSLGDPDIAEHSQRFFKTGEGEYGAGDFFLGIRVPVLRKHVARFRATPLDEVAELLHSAYHEERLFALLLMVAKYERGDAAEKEAVYNCYMANTDYINNWDLVDSSAPYIVGKYLIARDKAVLYTFAQSESLWERRIAIMATFYLIRKGQFDTALEIAELLFADTHDLIHKAVGWMLREVGNRDPARERAFLASRYKTMPRTMLRYAIEKFPEAERKAYLKGEV, from the coding sequence ATGAATGCAAAAAATATCAGCTCAACTCTCAGAAGCCTCGGTGACCCCGACATCGCCGAGCATTCGCAGCGTTTTTTCAAAACGGGTGAGGGGGAGTATGGAGCAGGGGACTTTTTCCTCGGCATCCGTGTTCCCGTACTTCGGAAGCACGTTGCACGGTTCCGGGCGACGCCGTTGGATGAGGTCGCGGAGCTGCTGCATTCCGCCTATCATGAAGAGCGCCTCTTCGCTCTGCTGCTGATGGTCGCGAAGTACGAGCGCGGCGACGCGGCGGAGAAAGAGGCGGTTTACAACTGCTACATGGCTAATACCGACTATATCAACAATTGGGACCTCGTCGACAGCTCCGCGCCTTACATTGTCGGTAAGTACCTGATAGCAAGGGACAAAGCGGTCCTCTATACGTTCGCACAATCCGAAAGCCTGTGGGAACGCCGCATTGCGATCATGGCGACCTTCTACCTTATCCGCAAAGGACAATTCGACACGGCGCTGGAGATTGCGGAACTGCTGTTTGCCGATACCCATGACCTTATCCACAAGGCCGTCGGCTGGATGCTGCGGGAAGTCGGCAACAGAGACCCTGCAAGAGAGCGGGCGTTTCTTGCCTCCCGTTACAAGACAATGCCTCGGACGATGCTGCGCTACGCCATCGAAAAGTTCCCGGAGGCAGAGCGCAAGGCTTACCTGAAGGGGGAGGTGTAG
- a CDS encoding MoxR family ATPase: MTTPSISTTELYDHIDTLIKTDTPLFIHGSPGIGKSYIVADVAEKNKLELVDVRLSQMDPVDLRGVPAIRDEQTVWMPPVFFPKDPDSEGILFLDELNSAPPSVQAAIYQLVLNRRMGEYDLPKGWRIICAGNRVSDRGVVFRLPTPLANRMVHLHVQARFEDFKLFALKSKLHHFVIGFLGFRPDLLSTEPVVEDDANPAFATPRSYHMLSDILKSSMEIGKIAPVIYGTIGYAAGIEFVSYVKVYEELPDVAAIYEGHYPQIENQPALLYALVSALVEYYNGSDTHKDHLFAYSETLPTEFGVMLVKDVIVKDESIATHGAFDAWLAKYGEYIL, translated from the coding sequence ATGACGACACCATCCATTTCAACCACGGAACTTTACGACCATATCGATACGCTGATCAAAACGGATACGCCGCTTTTTATCCACGGCAGCCCCGGAATTGGGAAATCCTACATCGTCGCCGACGTGGCCGAGAAGAACAAACTTGAACTGGTGGATGTGCGCCTGTCGCAGATGGACCCGGTCGACCTGCGGGGCGTCCCGGCGATCCGCGACGAGCAGACGGTCTGGATGCCGCCGGTCTTTTTCCCGAAAGACCCCGACTCCGAGGGGATTCTCTTTCTCGACGAACTCAACTCCGCGCCGCCGTCGGTCCAGGCGGCCATCTACCAGCTGGTGCTCAACCGCCGCATGGGAGAGTACGACCTTCCCAAAGGGTGGCGGATCATCTGCGCGGGTAACCGCGTCAGCGACCGCGGGGTCGTCTTCCGCCTGCCCACCCCGCTGGCCAACCGGATGGTGCACCTGCATGTCCAGGCCCGCTTTGAGGACTTCAAGCTCTTCGCGCTGAAATCGAAACTGCACCACTTCGTCATCGGGTTCCTGGGCTTCCGCCCGGACCTACTCTCGACCGAACCGGTCGTCGAGGACGACGCCAACCCGGCCTTCGCGACGCCGCGCAGCTACCACATGCTCTCGGACATTCTGAAATCCAGCATGGAAATCGGCAAGATCGCCCCGGTCATCTACGGCACCATCGGCTACGCCGCCGGGATCGAGTTCGTCTCCTACGTCAAGGTCTACGAGGAGCTGCCGGACGTCGCGGCGATCTACGAGGGGCATTACCCGCAGATCGAGAACCAGCCGGCACTGCTCTACGCGCTCGTCTCGGCGCTCGTCGAGTACTACAACGGTTCCGACACCCACAAAGACCACCTCTTCGCCTACAGCGAAACCCTCCCGACGGAGTTCGGCGTCATGCTCGTCAAGGACGTCATTGTCAAGGACGAATCCATCGCGACCCACGGCGCCTTTGACGCCTGGCTTGCGAAGTACGGGGAGTACATCCTCTAA